The genomic region CCAACTGTCAGAGCAGACGACTGGATGACCAGCGCGTGACACTCAGTGCATTGCCAGGCATCCAGAACTGCAGCCCTGGAACCAAGAGAGAGAACAATAAATCATTAGCCCCTAAAATCACCCTGACCCCTGCATCACCTGCTGCGCCAAAAAAAGTTTGTTCCAGATCTTCCTCTCCCACTCTGAGCGTCAGTGAACCAGACACACCTGTCGGGCCTCCCCCCAGATCGGCCTCATATCCCCCCGAGAGATTACTGCATGATGATCTGTCTGCGCAGGTGAGGGATTTGGTGTGGCATGTACTGCATCTGTCTTTGCTTTTCATCTCTAACAATTCCAATTAAGTTGTTGAAATTAACTGGTAGCACACTTTTGTTTTACAGATATCATTTCAGATTTCCATGTGCTTCCCTCCACATCAGGTAGGTACTGTAGGTGACCACAAAAACTGTTTACAGAATCAAAATCATTATAATTTCCATACTTCCAAACTACTCAAAAGTCATATGATGGTCACTATCATTATCCCAATGAgttcactccctcactcactcactcactcactcactcaatgaTCTggtttaacaatgtttttaatgaacAGCTCAGTGGATGGGAAGACTCATTTAATGATGTAAATCATGGTCTgattctcacacaaagctatcgtatGGCTTCAAAAGGCTTGAATATAGTGCAAGAGATGCATAGACAATCATATTCGTTTTTTGTCATATTTGTAGCGTAACTATGTGGTCACTATGAACTTCTATAGGACACTGTGAATTTTTCTATTTGTTTAGAAAAgactttcatttttatataaaaacaaaatagctTTTTACAGGCCACTGTTATTGCTGGAGTCTTCATGGTGTGTGTATTAACCATTTTCAACAGTATTTGCCAAAAGTGCTATTCATTCTTAAAAGTGCCCCTATCATGGATTTTTGAGTTATTGTCTCTCTAAAGAAAGAGtagactctgaatcattgaaatgaGTAGTTTACGACAACATAAAACATTAGCATATTCCTCtcccacttgttggtcttttcgtgttggtctgaatgaaaatgctaattcatccTTTGCCACTAGATGCCGCTTTTGGAGCggcaaaaaaaaactgtacacaaAGTAGCACTGCCTTCACAAACAGCTTTTTCAAGGCGGCACAGGCATAATGCAATCAAAATTAGACCAATCAGACCAATCACTGCAGATTAGGGTCATGTAAAttaggggtttggaaaaattaatcattaaacaaattgtttgggagtcgttgagcaagtAGGGTAAAATAAacgcatattataagacaatgaaagtgttttttgacctttcaTGCATGTCAACCTTGTTggagactcccaaaaccaaaatatgaaccttttattacccataataggggcactttaagtaAAACTTAAGTACACTTTGGTAACATTTTTTCAAACAGCTTTAAGCAAGCGATAGAAGCTGGTCGGCTCAAAGCAAACTTAGGGCACCAAAACAGTGTTTTCCTATTCCAGATTTATCCTTGAACATTTATGCCTACACCGTAAAATAAAtcagaagttttttttagtttactcaGCTTATGGAAAAATACTCATGCTTtagccaaaaatacaaattattcaaGTGCATCAACAGTACAAAGTCTAAAGTGTACTGTTTATTTTTGGGTCTCTTTCAGACGCATGGACCAAATAACCAGCCATGTCCATACCCTGAAATCTTCCTCACAGTCGGACAACAGGGAGAGGCTATAGTTATTCCTCTCAGTCCTACACCTGGCAGACCGCTTTCTCTCAATGTGAACCCACCCGGACAGCATTGCTCCAGGTCTGCGTCTCCTCACAGGTCTCCTGCCAGGCAGGGACACTCGAGATCCTCTTCTCCTCACCCAGGAAACACGGCTAGTCCAATGGGCCCCTATGAGGACTACATCTCTCTGAACCAAAGAGTCTACAGCACTCAGAATAATGTACGGGACAGAGCAGAGCTGAACAAGGAGGCTAAGAAAGGAAAAGGGAAGAGTGgtggaaagaaagagaagaaagagggAAGTAAAGAAAAGAGAAGATAGGACGCTAcatgtgtttatttattctgGTTTCACATCACCTGGATGAATGTCAGTTTTACAAATAAGCTAAACTTGTTGGTTTTTAGAAAATGGTTTTTAATAAGCAAGTTAAAATAAGCTATGCTCACACTGGAAATGAACACACCGTTTAGAAATGTATTCTGTATGGTTTTATTTCATGGCTCAGGGTTTGTGTAAACtgactgaaatgtattttatttgtgtgtctgTATTAAGTGAAGgtgtaaatgtagtttttttaatcTGCTGTGATGGATGATCAAATAGGTTTGTGctgtttctgttgtgtttgaTAATCTcttgtgaatttaataaaaacatctgTATTTGTGTGAAGCTTTATGTCTGTTTCTAAAATTGGTATTTCCTGTGCTGTTtatgttttgtgtaaaataaataatcagcTAATTAGGCTACTGATAATGATCTTCTGCAAATGTACatgacattaaacattaaatattaaacacgTTTCCAAAAGTACTAACAACTTTATTAAGATTTTCAGCAGCAGTATCTCATTAACTTAATTAAATCACAAATGCCTACTTGTAGGTTTACATCTTTAACATGTAAAATCTTGACTGGAACTTGATAATGACTGATAAAGCACTTATTCCCACATCTGAATAACCcactgtcattctgtctgtctttctttctgctcTAGAAGTAGATTTCCAGCTCTTTCGCCTGCAGTAAATCACCCTGCTTTATCTCACTCTGAACCTTCTCAATATCTTTACATTTACAAACAACCCCAAACCAGAGCTCTTTaacttgtaaaatgttaaaaatcatgCGTGATCAAATTGATTGTGAaagtttcaaaacattttgaaggTTTGTGAtaatacaaacattataaaaatagttatttcattatttgcaattaatgcattttaaatagagTATTTAATTAAACTACACCGGTATACACATGATATAACCCTTTTCATAGGGTAAAATATTACGATTAAATATCTgctagtttattaaaaatattattttttagatttaaaatacactaaaatacaACACACAATTAGGCACACTTCTTTTTCATCTATTTTGCTACAGCTAACTTACTTctctaataaaacatttttcgCTGGAAAGTCTACATGAAGTTCACTCCAGTGACGTCTATTAAAAACGCCCAAATCCTGGAGACTCCCCCTAGAGGACAAGCTGACACAACCTCAAGGCTCTGTCAGAGGAAGCGACAGCCAATAGGAATCGAGTTCACTCGGAAAAGGCGGGGCTTTTGTACGTCAGATGAAGCTACAGCCAATAGGAATCGAGCTCACTCGGAAAAGGCGGTGCTTTTGTACAGTTCGTTCCCAACACGTTGGGAAGTTTTTGTTTTGTCAAGAATAACACTGACTTTTTAAAACTATTAAGCGGATTTTCTCTGGCAAAGGAAAATGGCAACACGTAACGGAAAGGCAGACGTTTTATTCGTATGTATTTGTGTTTCTAAGTCAGTTTTGTGacatttaaaagtgtattttcctAGCTAGCTTGTGATTAGCTTGCTAACTCAGAGAGTTCACGAtagcaaaatacaaaaataaaattttaatatttgattgaCTAACATCTGCGATTTATTTCCCGTCAAACACGAAGGGTTGTGTCGTTTGCATTGACTAACAGCGTATTTAATTATATACTGAGTGGATAACAGTAGTTAGCATACATGTTGAGTCAGTTACTAACAAcgtatttgaaattaaatgaccATTTTAATCGATCAGATATGATTCAGCTCGAAATTCTTCTAGGTCCCGAAAATGACTATATCTTTTTGAGCTTGCGTTCATCGTTGTTCATATAATTAATAGAACTGCGTGTATCTTGCAGGAAGATGATGATTTGCCTTATGAAGAAGAAATCATCAGGAACCCGTATTCAGTCAAGTGCTGGATGCGATACATTGAGCACAAGCAAAGTGCTCAGAAACCAGTGCTCAATATGATCTATGAAAGAGCTTTGAAAGAGCTGCCTGGCAGGTATGTGCTCGTtatcttgttttcttttataaTGAAACCCCTGTGCTTGAGTAGATCTGCTTCTTATGTACTTCTCAGTTACAAGTTGTGGTACAACTacctgagagagagaaggaaacagGTGAAAGGCAAATGTGTCACAGATCCATCATACGAGGAGGTGAACAACTGTCACGAGAGAGCACTTGTGTTCATGCATAAGGTAAAGCTGAAGTTTTTTCCATCTTCACGTTTGTATAGCTGCAGGACAACATATAGCAGACTGAaggtttactgttttttttttttcatggtctcCTCAGATGCCGAGGGTGTGGATCGACTACTGTCAGTTCATGGTGTCTCAATGCAAAATCACACGGAGCAGACGGACGTTTGATAGGGCGTTAAGAGCGCTACCCATTACCCAGCATCCTCGCATCTGGCCCCTGTATCTCCGCTTTGCCCGGAACTTGCCTCTCCCAGAAACAGCTATTCGTGTTTACCGCCGGTACTTAAAGGTAAATGTGGGATGTTATGCTGGAAACCAAAACCACACTTGATTGTCTATATGTGTCAAGCTCTGTGCTTTAAGGTGTAAATTATTAAAGCTATCTATACACTTCCTTTTCCTCTGTCCTTTCTCTAGTTGTCACCTGAGAATGCAGAGGAATACATTGATTACCTGCGTTCAGTCGGACGTCTGGATGAAGCTGCGCTTCGGCTGGCGGCTGTGGTCAATGACGAAAACCTTGTTTCGAAGGAGGGAAAATCCAATTATCAGGTCAGCaagttacaggttttttttttggggggggttggTTACAATTTTCAATATATTTGAAAGTAGTCTCTTATGCAACAATGGCTGCATTTCTTTTATCAACAACaaagtaaaaacataaatattactaCAATCTAAAGTAACCGCTTTATaggtgaatacattttaaatataatttattctattGATGGTAAagcaatcattactccagttttcagtgtcacatgatcctttagaaatcaccCTAATATAATCAAAtgtttgtgctcaagaaacattcgtTATTTTCAATTTTGAAACAATTCTGCCTAATTTTTTTATGGCAACcgtgaaacttttttttcaggattctttggtgaacAAAGTTCAACAACAGCATttgtataaaatacaaatgttttgtacatttttcttcaTTGTCACAAAATAGCCAAAGATGCTgacattgcattaaataaaaatatactactacttcttcactttcactttttatgtgtttaatacagctttgctgaatatattaatttctttaaaaactgacCCCTCACTATTAAAGctaaaatcttgctgaccccaaactttttgaaaGTAGTGTATTTGACATGGATTTATCTTAATTATGTTTCCTAGCTCGATGCATATTCAAAATGATGCATTCTAAAATTGGTCAAGATTTGATTGTATTTTTCTGGAATAGTCATGCTTTAGTTAAGTCAAAAATGTAGGTTGCATATCTGGATTTGGTGCCTTAAAACTGGTCAAGAATagtattttaaatttgaaaaaaaaaatctaatgcacTAGTCATTTTTATAGGAATTATAATTGCTTATGTCCATAATCATTGTGTTGAGTTGTCATTCTAAGACTTAAGCATCAAAGTGGCTTCATGCCACTAATGTCCACCCTATTCTCTGTCtccatttgtattagtttttgaAATATTCACATGCTGTGcagaatgtaaatattttatcttGTAAATTCAATTACAGCTCTGGCACGAGCTCTGTGACCTCATCTCACAAAACCCAGACAAGGTGACTTCACTGAACGTGGGAGCGATTATCCGAGGAGGTCTCACTCGCTTTACTGACCAGCTTGGCAAACTCTGGTGCTCTCTGGCTGATTACTACATCCGCAGTGGACACTTTGAGAAGGTGAAACTACAAATATAAGAAATCTCTGTATACACTAACCCTGCTCATGCACAAATTGACCCCATTATCTTGTGTTTTTCAAGGCTCGAGATGTATACGAGGAGGCCATCCTAACCGTAGTCACTGTGCGAGACTTCACCCAGGTTTTCGACAGCTATGCGCAGTTTGAGGAGAGCATGATTGCTGCCAAGATGGAGACCACGTCTGAACTGGGACAAGATGAAGAAGGTGAGAGATCTTCTCTTCAGAAGACCTTGTAGCATTTAATCCTTGATGTTGGTCATCCAGAAATCCTGATTTCCACACTCTAGGTGACATTGACTTGGAGTTGCGATTGGCCCGTTTTGAGTTGCTGATAACTAGACGACCGCTTTTACTAAACAGCGTGCTGCTGCGTCAGAACCCTCACAATGTTCACGAGTGGCACAAGAGAGTCAAGCTCTATGAGGGCCAACCACGACAGGTTGGAAAGATCATTTACATCTTTATATCGATTGACATTAACCTCCGTGTGTGATTAACACATCTTATTCTGCTTTTCCTGTAGATCATCAACACATACACAGAAGCTGTGCAAACGATAGATCCTATTAAAGCCACAGGAAGACCTCACACTCTCTGGGTGTCCTTCGCCAGGTTCTATGAGGATAATGAACAGCTGGATGATGTACGACACTTCCTGTGTACTTGCAGCTTTGTGGATAATTTGTTGGTTAAACTGGTGGTTAACTATTTCACTTGAACTTCCAGGCTCGGACTATCTTTGAGAAGGCCACAAAGGTGAACTACAAACAGGTGGATGATCTTGCGGCAGTGTGGTGTGAATATGGAGAGATGGAGCTGAGACATGAGAATTATGACCAAGCTCTGCGTATACTAAGAGTAAGAGACTACTATACATTACCACAACTGCTTTAGGAAGCACAGTGTGATTTAAGTATCGTCGACATAATATTATCTATTTTatagtttattcatttaatatttatatagagaTGATTTGTTCTTtctgtgaacttatggagcgctgCCACACTCCTGTTTTAAATCAGTTATCTTAATTATTAGGCAAATATATTtcgcatattttttaaatacatttattaaaacaaattgttatttttatgttaggCCTAATACTTATATAAgctatacattttctttaaagcatcccattttgtcccagggcttgaGAACTTGAGAACCCTAGtgaggtccatgcagaaacttttGAGCGatggcgtcaccgtttagtgacatcACTGAATGCTCTGGGAAAACGTTTTGTGCCTCTGGATGCCGTTCGAGTTATAGCCTTCATTTATGTGTCTTGTTCTGGTTTGCCATTTGGTCACGAATTTctacaaatacaataacatttacgCATTGTTTCTTTTACTAAATCTTCACAGTCTAACCCcctaattttgaatatttatctgattctttcacttttaatcgcatctcttactgtatgtggtaaacatgggaagggaaatatttcatgaattaagaatttgtttgatttattaatttgttcccttatttcagttaaatcatgggttatttagggaacaaaattaatgaaacatggacagttgccacaaattaataagtcGTTGGaacgaattaacaagttgtagggaTAGCCTTTCTGTCCTGTGTCCCATAGCCCGGCAAAGCGCACAATATGAAACGAGATCATGTCATCAAAAATTTTCCAGATGTTGACAGTCCTTTTCTTTCAGAAAGCAACAGCCATTCCAGCGAGAAAAGCAGAGTATTTCGATTCTTCAGAGCCAGTGCAGAATCGAGTATACAAGTCGCTGAAAGTGTGGTCCATGCTTGCAGACTTGGAAGAGAGTCTCGGCACATTCCAGGTTTGTTGCTTTGTcgtttttcttttcattcaggGGGAATGTATGCAGGTTCTTGCTGTTTTGTGTGTTAATATTGCTGTTGCTTTTGTCAGTCCACAAAGGCAGTGTACGATCGCATTATTGATCTCCGGATCGCCACACCTCAGATCATCATTAACTATGCCATGTTTCTTGAAGAACACACCTACTTTGAGGATAGTTTCAAGGTATGGGATTTTTACATAACCTTGTATTGTCTGTTTTGTCCCCTTTGGTTAAATTACTTCTTTTCGCTCTAACATCTGCCTATTtgtaaataaatctgaattttgaTTGAAGGCGTACGAGCGTGGCATTGCCCTTTTCAAGTGGCCTAATGTCCATGACATCTGGAACACGTACCTCACCAAGTTCATTGACCGTTATGGAGGAAAAAAGCTGGAGAGAGCGCGAGATCTGTTTGAGCAAGCGCTGGATAGGTGTCCGCCTAAATACTCCAAAAGTAAAAATTCAAGAAAACATGAAGATTTCATGCTCAGCTGCATTCATTTAAGATTAAGAGCAAATGCCTGGAACCCAGGTCCTGATTTAATTTGTGTTGTTTAACAGCGATCTACTTGCTGTATGCTAAGCTGGAAGAGGAGTACGGTCTGGCGCGACATGCCATGGCTGTGTATGAGAGAGCCACTGGAGCTGTAGAGCCAGAGGAACGACATCAGATGTTCAACATCTACATCAAGAGGGCCGCAGAGATTTATGGAGTCACTCACACAAGAGCCATCTATCAGAAAGCCATTGAGGTAAACCACTTAGCTGTCTCTCATTCAAAAACATCAGGGAGTGTATTCCTATATGCGATGTACTATAATGAGTTAATTGGGTTTGGTGCAGGTCCTGCCAGATGAGCACGCCAGAGACATGTGTCTGCGCTTCGCTGACATGGAGAGCAAACTTGGGGAGATTGACCGAGCGAGAGCCATCTACTCATACTGCTCTCAGATCTGTGACCCGAGGGTAAATCTCACCGTACCGCCCTATATTACTTTGCTCATATTGTGTGTGCCCTGTATGTCGACTGACTTGGCATCTCTTGATCAGTTGACCGCTCATTTCTGGCAAACCTGGAAGGAGTTTGAGATTCGCCACGGTAATGAGGACACCATTCGCGAGATGCTGCGGATTAAACGCAGTGTGCAGGCCACATACAACACACAAGTCAACTTCATGTCCTCTCAGATGCTCAAGGCTACCACCAATGCTAGCGGAACAGGTACGTTTCATTTGTTAAAGCTAACCGGAAATGGattgtttataataaatgtgCGTGATTCATCAGTTATTACATCGAAATCTTGAAAAGGCTTTTCTTTTGTCTGATATTCTGCGGACAGGGAACTTGAACTACTGTTGTAGGCAGTGCAGCCTTTCTGTAATATTCACTATATTAAAATTGGGCTGGAGAGTTATTTTCTACATTCACAATCTATATTTGCATGTGAAAGGTATTCTCTTACCACAGGTGAGAACGATAAGCAAATAGGTGCTGGATTCATCCACAAAACGAGGTTATGTAACTGCATATAAATTCTTCCTTGTACGGTTAATCTCTTTTGAAATTGCTTGTGTGGCTGTTTTAGTGTCAGATCTTGCTCCTGGGCAGAGCGGAGTGGACGACATGAAGCTGCTGGAGCAGAAGGCTCAACAGCTCGCCGCAGAGGCAGAACAGGACAAACCCAAACCTAAAGACAAGATCCTTTTCGTCAGGTATGCACTGCGCCCTTGTCTGAGGCAGGTCACACTGAGCAATCAGAGCATGCAGGCGGTGTGGTACATAAAGCCGGCTCAAAGGCTTATTCAAAGGATCTGCCcttgtttaaaataaagtttcGATTGTGCCGTTTACATCATTTGACTTGTTTGGATTGTACAGGAGCGACACCTCTCGCAGTGAACTCGCTGAACTGGCTAAACAAGCTAATCCAGATGAGATTGACattgatgaagatgaggatgaggatgcaGAGGATGGGGAACCAGATGGTTAGTTCAGATGGGgcataattgttttttgtttcttcagcagcacTTTGATGATTTTCAGTGGTGTGTTTTGGAACAGTTGCCTAACTTTGGTAGTCTGgtcatttgcatgttttttttattttatttattgcagagGTGCAACTGGAGCAGAAGTCTGTCCCTACAGCTGTCTTTGGAGGACTAAAGGATGACTAAAGCTGTTGCAGTTTTACATCAGGAAACAGAGAAATGAATACCAGCGTGCTGATGATGTGAATTGATGTAAATGGCTTAGTGCACTGTAGCAATACCAATTCAGACCGCATGGTGTCACTCTTCGGAGCATTTACAAGCTTTCAATTTGTTTATCTTGACACtgggtaaataaaataaaataaataattgtttaccCCTCTCTACTGTATATTAAAAGAACAGTTAACATGTCTGACATCTGCAGATAATTTATCAAATTGCAATACTGTAAACACTCTGAAGGCACTGCCCACAATTGCGTGTACACATGGGTGGAGCttttcagatgtttgtttgtttttggaaacaTCTGAATGCTGTGGTTTGAGGAATatgccagttaaaaaaaaaagaaacagaaaaagaaaacagcgtATTTGGTCAGTGATGTCATTCTGTCACTGTAAACTTTCATTATACAAGCTACTTCAACTGAAAGTTTATTCCGTCTGTACTGTGATGTGGAGTTATTTTTGAAGTTTTCCAGTCTGTCTATATAAATGAGCGTAATTGGATTGTTTTATTTCCAGTACAGTTTGAATGCAGTTTCCACTACAAACGAAAAAGGAAAACCAAAGAATGAAGGAAAACAAATGGCCTGTTCCTCCCCAATTAGATTAAAATAGTTCTACGAGTTAATCTTCTTACAAAGTTACAGACTCTTCATCATCATGTGACCTGGACCTTCACTGAATTATGTCCTCTGTTGGGTTTCTCCATTAATGAGCTGTGCTTGAGTCATTTTTTGGTGGGAAGTCCTTAATGCATAAGTGCTTACATTGCTTTGGTGATAAACCAGTGACTATCAAACCGTTTTAATGACATGCTGTGGCCTAAATACTGGTCATTTGATAAAATATCCACAACATCATTGCTGGTCAGCGTGTGAGGCACAATAAAAAGCTATAACTCCGACACAAAATATACCCTTTTCTcgattatataaaaattattccaATAAAACTGGTGCGCTTGTCGCTATACTCAGTTTAGCATTGTAACGCCGTGACGATTACACGCATTACGCTGATCGTAATAATGACTAATATTTCCCTCTCGCACCCTTCTGGGCAAGTTCTACCTGTCCTGCACCTGTTTCCACGAGTTCAAGCGCCTTGCTACCTGCTGCTCGCGTTCACATTCTTAGCCCCGCCCCCTCAACCCTGTGTCCTAGATTCTGGAAGCTGATTGGATGCCCGGCGGGATGATTGACAGGAGTATGGAGTACCTGGAAATCAGACGCTTGCGGAGCGAATCAGCCAGAGGGATGTGGACTCTGAAGCGGCGTCGAAAATAGTGAAACGTCCCGGGAATACAGCTGAAATAGTCGCTCCGATAGACTAAAACACACCTATACGTATGAAAAGAAGACCTGGAGAGGATTAAATCGTAAATTCCATTATTTTTGTTTCTCCGGAACGCTAACGTTACCCTAAATATCGGCCTTTCGCAGTGCCAATGCTGTGGTTTCGTGAAAGGAGAGGATGACTGTTTGATTGTGTTACATTGCTCACCGCATcgccttcctctctctctttctgattcGGACCTGCTATGATGGACTCGAATGCAATGAGGAAGACTTTCGTGGTCCCGGACATAAAGCCATTGGATCAGTATGATTTGCCCCGAGCCAAAATCTGCGCCAGTGTTGGGTGGCTTCTGGCGAAATCTTACGGCAATGCAGGTAAATACAGCGGCTGTGTGTcaaccctagtgagctgcctagctagattgcttttgtttttcttctgagtCAGCTTAACATGTGGGCAGCAGCATCATAATCCTAAAACTGCGCAAAATATGCTGTCTGtgaccccccccaccccacaaaTAATACCGTTTATCTATGCAGCTCGCTGGTCTATGAGTCACAGTCATTTGAgtctactgtatttttatttccttCTCAAATCATGTGCTCTTCTCCC from Carassius auratus strain Wakin unplaced genomic scaffold, ASM336829v1 scaf_tig00034069, whole genome shotgun sequence harbors:
- the LOC113081381 gene encoding serine/arginine repetitive matrix protein 2-like, yielding MDEQRCSINPLSPGRMGNTQSDQDVEKFFKLIASTQSRRFDDQRATLNQLPEITSPRGITAADSDHLFSMVSRIQGSRIDDQRCYAPNIQLGSPAPPKKSQSQPVSLSGSGSPPKSAQRSETFSPASEVQNCTDQDQLFSLVHHAQQRRMDDQRCSFEPFKKPSSSPNTSQKVEDPEHFFKLVANCQSRRLDDQRVTLSALPGIQNCSPGTKRENNKSLAPKITLTPASPAAPKKVCSRSSSPTLSVSEPDTPVGPPPRSASYPPERLLHDDLSAQISFQISMCFPPHQTHGPNNQPCPYPEIFLTVGQQGEAIVIPLSPTPGRPLSLNVNPPGQHCSRSASPHRSPARQGHSRSSSPHPGNTASPMGPYEDYISLNQRVYSTQNNVRDRAELNKEAKKGKGKSGGKKEKKEGSKEKRR
- the LOC113081376 gene encoding pre-mRNA-splicing factor SYF1-like — encoded protein: MATRNGKADVLFEDDDLPYEEEIIRNPYSVKCWMRYIEHKQSAQKPVLNMIYERALKELPGSYKLWYNYLRERRKQVKGKCVTDPSYEEVNNCHERALVFMHKMPRVWIDYCQFMVSQCKITRSRRTFDRALRALPITQHPRIWPLYLRFARNLPLPETAIRVYRRYLKLSPENAEEYIDYLRSVGRLDEAALRLAAVVNDENLVSKEGKSNYQLWHELCDLISQNPDKVTSLNVGAIIRGGLTRFTDQLGKLWCSLADYYIRSGHFEKARDVYEEAILTVVTVRDFTQVFDSYAQFEESMIAAKMETTSELGQDEEGDIDLELRLARFELLITRRPLLLNSVLLRQNPHNVHEWHKRVKLYEGQPRQIINTYTEAVQTIDPIKATGRPHTLWVSFARFYEDNEQLDDARTIFEKATKVNYKQVDDLAAVWCEYGEMELRHENYDQALRILRKATAIPARKAEYFDSSEPVQNRVYKSLKVWSMLADLEESLGTFQSTKAVYDRIIDLRIATPQIIINYAMFLEEHTYFEDSFKAYERGIALFKWPNVHDIWNTYLTKFIDRYGGKKLERARDLFEQALDRCPPKYSKTIYLLYAKLEEEYGLARHAMAVYERATGAVEPEERHQMFNIYIKRAAEIYGVTHTRAIYQKAIEVLPDEHARDMCLRFADMESKLGEIDRARAIYSYCSQICDPRLTAHFWQTWKEFEIRHGNEDTIREMLRIKRSVQATYNTQVNFMSSQMLKATTNASGTVSDLAPGQSGVDDMKLLEQKAQQLAAEAEQDKPKPKDKILFVRSDTSRSELAELAKQANPDEIDIDEDEDEDAEDGEPDEVQLEQKSVPTAVFGGLKDD